In a genomic window of Fibrobacter sp. UWH4:
- a CDS encoding peptidylprolyl isomerase, whose product MKAIEAVIETHEGKIVINLDFKSAPNTVANFVELANKGFYNGLLFHRVIPGFMIQGGDPDGNGTGGPGYSIDDEISKLTHETGVISMANRGPNTNGSQFFITQTPQHHLDGKHTVFGKVLEGQDVVCRIEQNDPIINITIVEKK is encoded by the coding sequence ATCAAGGCTATTGAGGCTGTCATCGAAACTCACGAAGGTAAAATCGTAATTAATCTTGATTTCAAGTCCGCCCCGAATACGGTTGCCAATTTTGTGGAACTTGCGAACAAGGGATTTTATAATGGTCTCCTGTTCCACCGTGTGATTCCGGGTTTCATGATCCAGGGCGGCGATCCCGATGGTAATGGCACGGGCGGTCCCGGCTATTCGATCGACGATGAAATTTCCAAGCTGACGCACGAAACCGGAGTTATTTCGATGGCTAACCGAGGCCCGAATACGAACGGTTCGCAGTTCTTCATTACGCAGACGCCCCAGCACCATCTGGATGGTAAGCACACCGTGTTTGGCAAGGTGCTCGAAGGGCAGGATGTAGTTTGTCGCATCGAACAGAACGACCCCATTATTAACATCACTATCGTGGAAAAGAAGTAA
- the lexA gene encoding transcriptional repressor LexA: MVNGKFDGLENSKRKELTSRQEEILEYIKKYAKENRMPPTVREIGNHFEISSTNGVRSILAALIKKGYINRSPRLSRGIEVIDNDKSGNVAEAPSNTIEIPIVGRVAAGTPILAVQNLEGTVTIDRDFLACRSDVFALRVKGDSMINAGIFDGDLIFARQQKTAERGEIIVAQIENEATVKYYHPLADHVELRPANPRYRPIIVKNDKDFTIAGKLIGVMRKVN; the protein is encoded by the coding sequence ATGGTCAACGGAAAATTCGACGGTTTGGAAAACTCCAAACGCAAGGAATTGACTTCCCGTCAAGAAGAAATTCTTGAATACATCAAGAAATATGCAAAGGAAAACCGTATGCCGCCCACGGTGCGCGAAATCGGCAACCATTTTGAAATTTCTTCGACAAACGGCGTGCGTTCCATTCTTGCAGCCCTCATCAAGAAGGGCTACATCAACCGTTCGCCCAGACTCAGCCGCGGCATCGAAGTGATCGACAACGACAAAAGCGGAAATGTCGCCGAAGCCCCGAGCAACACGATCGAAATTCCTATCGTCGGCCGAGTTGCCGCCGGTACGCCGATTCTTGCCGTGCAGAACCTCGAAGGCACCGTCACGATTGACCGCGACTTCCTCGCCTGCCGTTCGGATGTATTCGCACTCCGCGTCAAGGGCGATTCGATGATCAACGCCGGCATCTTTGACGGAGACCTCATCTTCGCTCGTCAGCAAAAGACTGCCGAACGCGGTGAAATCATCGTTGCTCAAATTGAAAACGAAGCCACCGTCAAGTACTACCATCCCCTGGCAGACCATGTAGAACTTCGCCCAGCAAACCCGCGCTACCGTCCCATCATCGTCAAGAACGACAAGGACTTCACTATCGCAGGTAAGCTCATCGGCGTCATGCGCAAGGTGAACTAA
- the asd gene encoding archaetidylserine decarboxylase (Phosphatidylserine decarboxylase is synthesized as a single chain precursor. Generation of the pyruvoyl active site from a Ser is coupled to cleavage of a Gly-Ser bond between the larger (beta) and smaller (alpha chains). It is an integral membrane protein.): MNTAFYVFMKLLPKNAVSRVFGAFTRLRVPVLSKVARNKFAAYYKLNMEESEYPLEHYANIGELFIRRLKPGIRPIADSEIVSPVDGVLSQTATFDEKQELIQAKGKTYTLKDLLRDEDMAARFEGGAFATIYLAPFNYHRIHSPAAGEVIGASYCPGTLWPVNVGSVERVEGLFCINERLTSHIRLDDGSEMLVVKVGATNVGRIGVAYTDELLVNAGKLPRDCKRYDWKPSREIRVEKGGELGRFEMGSTVILVVDKKIRERNPGLFQSRVGTAVKVGEAL, from the coding sequence ATGAATACCGCATTTTATGTCTTTATGAAGTTGTTGCCGAAGAACGCGGTAAGCCGTGTATTCGGAGCCTTTACCCGTCTTCGCGTGCCGGTGCTTTCGAAGGTGGCACGCAATAAGTTTGCCGCCTACTACAAGCTGAATATGGAAGAGTCGGAATATCCGCTCGAACATTACGCAAACATCGGTGAACTTTTTATCCGCAGGCTCAAGCCGGGAATACGCCCGATTGCAGACTCTGAAATCGTGTCGCCGGTGGACGGTGTACTTTCGCAGACGGCCACTTTCGACGAAAAGCAGGAATTGATCCAGGCCAAGGGCAAGACCTACACGCTCAAGGACTTGCTCCGTGACGAAGACATGGCCGCCCGCTTTGAAGGAGGCGCATTCGCGACGATTTATCTGGCTCCGTTCAACTACCATCGCATTCACAGTCCGGCTGCGGGCGAAGTTATTGGCGCGAGCTATTGTCCGGGAACTCTCTGGCCGGTGAATGTGGGTAGCGTGGAACGCGTAGAAGGCCTGTTTTGCATCAACGAACGACTCACGAGCCATATACGCCTGGACGACGGTTCTGAAATGCTGGTGGTCAAGGTCGGAGCTACGAACGTGGGCCGCATCGGAGTCGCCTACACGGACGAGCTCCTTGTGAATGCGGGCAAACTCCCCAGGGACTGCAAGCGTTACGACTGGAAACCCTCGCGAGAAATCCGCGTGGAAAAGGGCGGCGAACTCGGCCGTTTTGAAATGGGCAGCACCGTGATTCTCGTGGTTGACAAGAAGATTCGTGAAAGAAATCCGGGGCTTTTCCAGAGCCGTGTCGGGACTGCCGTGAAGGTGGGCGAGGCGCTCTAA
- a CDS encoding GerW family sporulation protein, with protein sequence MAIEKLAETLLEKLRFITKAETVIGNPIQAGESTVVPVSRVSVGFGFGGHQSKGDTSASGGGASVEPVAFLVIKGDDVRVMPISKDSSLVSKVMDIVPDVVNKFKKTDSE encoded by the coding sequence ATGGCTATTGAAAAACTTGCAGAAACTCTTTTGGAAAAGCTCCGTTTCATCACCAAGGCTGAAACGGTTATCGGTAACCCCATTCAGGCCGGCGAATCGACTGTTGTGCCCGTGAGCCGCGTGTCGGTGGGCTTCGGTTTTGGCGGTCACCAGTCCAAGGGCGATACTTCTGCCTCTGGCGGTGGCGCCTCGGTGGAACCGGTCGCCTTCCTCGTCATCAAGGGTGACGACGTGCGCGTGATGCCTATTAGCAAGGACAGTTCGCTTGTTTCTAAAGTCATGGACATCGTGCCCGATGTCGTGAACAAGTTTAAGAAGACTGACTCTGAATAG
- the serC gene encoding 3-phosphoserine/phosphohydroxythreonine transaminase, with protein sequence MANKVYNFSAGPSVLPEQALKEASAACIDFENSGISILSMSHRSKPIENMFAQTEQYLRELMGIPEDYDIVFLGGGCSLLFCMLPMNFLDQDATADYALTGVWANKAYKEAKQFGNALAACDTKSETYSRIDKNLKLSDNATYLHVTANNTIYGTEWHNFPKPKSGFLMADVSSDFLARKINVSDFGVVYGGAQKNISCAGVTVTIIKKGLLGKVNRTIPTMLNFQTHIDAANMFNTPPVFAVYVMNRTLKWLKEFGGVDAIEKVNRSKAALLYSALDNSKVFVGTAAKEDRSIMNVPFVFNKDVVAADKADDLAKEFLEFAKARGLQQLKGHRSVGGFRASIYNAMPVEGVQALVDCLGDFEKKVLG encoded by the coding sequence ATGGCAAATAAAGTCTATAACTTTAGCGCAGGACCGTCTGTCCTGCCCGAACAGGCACTCAAGGAAGCATCTGCTGCATGCATCGACTTCGAAAACAGCGGCATCAGCATTCTCTCCATGAGTCACCGTTCAAAGCCGATTGAAAACATGTTCGCCCAGACGGAACAGTACCTCCGCGAATTGATGGGCATCCCTGAAGACTACGACATCGTTTTCCTCGGTGGTGGTTGCTCCCTTCTGTTCTGCATGCTCCCGATGAACTTCTTGGACCAGGACGCTACGGCAGACTACGCTCTGACTGGCGTTTGGGCAAACAAGGCCTACAAGGAAGCCAAGCAGTTCGGTAACGCTCTCGCCGCTTGCGACACCAAGTCCGAAACTTACAGCCGCATCGACAAGAACCTGAAGCTCAGCGACAACGCGACCTACCTCCACGTGACGGCCAACAACACCATCTACGGTACCGAATGGCACAACTTCCCGAAGCCGAAGTCCGGCTTCCTCATGGCTGACGTGAGCTCCGACTTCCTCGCCCGCAAGATCAACGTGTCCGACTTCGGCGTTGTGTACGGCGGCGCCCAGAAGAACATCAGCTGCGCTGGCGTGACCGTGACGATTATCAAGAAGGGCCTTCTCGGCAAGGTGAACCGCACCATCCCGACCATGCTCAACTTCCAGACCCACATCGACGCTGCCAACATGTTCAACACTCCTCCGGTATTCGCCGTGTACGTGATGAACCGCACCCTCAAGTGGCTCAAGGAATTCGGTGGTGTGGATGCTATCGAAAAGGTGAACCGCAGCAAGGCTGCTCTCCTTTACAGCGCCCTCGACAACTCCAAGGTGTTCGTCGGTACCGCTGCCAAGGAAGACCGCTCCATCATGAACGTTCCGTTCGTGTTCAACAAGGACGTGGTTGCCGCTGACAAGGCAGACGATCTCGCCAAGGAATTCCTCGAATTCGCAAAGGCTCGCGGTCTGCAGCAGCTCAAGGGTCACCGCTCCGTGGGTGGCTTCCGCGCATCCATCTACAACGCGATGCCGGTCGAAGGCGTGCAGGCCCTCGTTGACTGCCTCGGCGACTTCGAAAAGAAAGTTCTCGGCTAA
- a CDS encoding HD domain-containing protein — protein sequence MLSYAEAYKIAADVHKNQTDKAGGPYIDFLQNVADFLKNKGESEEVQTLAILQDLITDTTKKTPEEVIAMGVPADMVEKIQKMTYHKNQGWIDEYSCKLMAEGVPAEEANYEAREKEFVNFMGTLKNDPLMAKAKSAILNVLLEDKYIKRQERRELKTKFRLKKYQAAIEALGV from the coding sequence ATGCTCTCTTACGCAGAAGCTTACAAAATTGCCGCCGATGTCCATAAGAACCAAACAGACAAGGCCGGTGGCCCCTATATCGATTTTCTCCAAAACGTCGCGGACTTCTTGAAGAACAAGGGTGAATCCGAAGAAGTCCAGACACTCGCCATTTTGCAGGACTTGATTACCGACACTACCAAGAAAACCCCTGAAGAAGTGATCGCCATGGGCGTTCCGGCCGACATGGTCGAAAAGATCCAGAAGATGACTTACCACAAGAACCAGGGCTGGATCGACGAATACAGCTGCAAGCTTATGGCCGAAGGCGTTCCCGCCGAAGAAGCGAATTACGAAGCCCGCGAAAAGGAATTCGTAAATTTCATGGGCACCCTCAAGAACGATCCGCTGATGGCCAAGGCCAAGAGCGCCATTCTGAACGTTCTTTTGGAAGACAAGTACATCAAGCGCCAGGAACGCCGCGAACTCAAGACCAAGTTCCGCCTCAAGAAGTACCAAGCCGCTATCGAAGCGCTCGGCGTGTAA